From Amyelois transitella isolate CPQ chromosome 4, ilAmyTran1.1, whole genome shotgun sequence, one genomic window encodes:
- the LOC106138733 gene encoding high affinity copper uptake protein 1 isoform X1 has product MDMHKMDHSNHEIMQHTHHNNMDHDTHKMNFDLNLLKNTSEDINSMGQTSDMMRHGEQSHGRHGDHAMSMTFHGGCTEVILFSWWKVEDVGEFIGSFFAIFIMALLYEGLKYYRKHLLWKTYTGLQYCAVTSPDKRVMADEPQVIQPVPHVLERNVPTMLSTPHAWQTVLHGVQVLVSYMLMLVFMTYNTWLCAAVVLGSATGYFLFGWRESVVVDFTEHCH; this is encoded by the exons ATGGACATGCATAAAATGGATCATTCAAACCACGAGATAATGCAACATACTCATCACAATAATATGGACCACGACACGCATAAAATGAATTTTGACTTGAAC ttaCTTAAAAACACATCTGAAGATATAAACAGTATGGGACAGACATCAGATATGATGAGACATGGGGAGCAAAGCCATGGTAGGCACGGTGACCATGCAATGTCTATGACA tttcacgGCGGATGCACGGAAGTCATACTTTTTTCATGGTGGAAAGTCGAAGATGTTGGTGAATTTATTGGTTCTTTCTTCGCAATTTTCATAATGGCTTTACTGTATGAAGG ACTAAAGTACTACAGGAAGCATTTATTATGGAAAACATATACAGGACTTCAGTACTGTGCTGTGACGTCCCCTGATAAACGTGTAATGGCTGACGAGCCTCAGGTCATTCa gccGGTGCCGCATGTTCTTGAAAGAAATGT GCCTACTATGCTCAGCACCCCTCATGCATGGCAAACCGTCCTCCATGGTGTTCAAGTGCTTGTCAGTTATATGTTAATGTTGGTGTTCATGACATACAACACGTGGCTATGTGCAGCTGTTGTTCTTGGCTCGGCTACGGGCTACTTCCTCTTTGGTTGGCGTGAATCTGTTGTTGTCGACTTTACGGAACATTGTCActga
- the LOC106138733 gene encoding high affinity copper uptake protein 1 isoform X2, translated as MDMHKMDHSNHEIMQHTHHNNMDHDTHKMNFDLNLLKNTSEDINSMGQTSDMMRHGEQSHGRHGDHAMSMTFHGGCTEVILFSWWKVEDVGEFIGSFFAIFIMALLYEGLKYYRKHLLWKTYTGLQYCAVTSPDKRVMADEPQVIQPTMLSTPHAWQTVLHGVQVLVSYMLMLVFMTYNTWLCAAVVLGSATGYFLFGWRESVVVDFTEHCH; from the exons ATGGACATGCATAAAATGGATCATTCAAACCACGAGATAATGCAACATACTCATCACAATAATATGGACCACGACACGCATAAAATGAATTTTGACTTGAAC ttaCTTAAAAACACATCTGAAGATATAAACAGTATGGGACAGACATCAGATATGATGAGACATGGGGAGCAAAGCCATGGTAGGCACGGTGACCATGCAATGTCTATGACA tttcacgGCGGATGCACGGAAGTCATACTTTTTTCATGGTGGAAAGTCGAAGATGTTGGTGAATTTATTGGTTCTTTCTTCGCAATTTTCATAATGGCTTTACTGTATGAAGG ACTAAAGTACTACAGGAAGCATTTATTATGGAAAACATATACAGGACTTCAGTACTGTGCTGTGACGTCCCCTGATAAACGTGTAATGGCTGACGAGCCTCAGGTCATTCa GCCTACTATGCTCAGCACCCCTCATGCATGGCAAACCGTCCTCCATGGTGTTCAAGTGCTTGTCAGTTATATGTTAATGTTGGTGTTCATGACATACAACACGTGGCTATGTGCAGCTGTTGTTCTTGGCTCGGCTACGGGCTACTTCCTCTTTGGTTGGCGTGAATCTGTTGTTGTCGACTTTACGGAACATTGTCActga
- the LOC106138650 gene encoding zinc finger protein 107-like — MSCNKSGRPNNNTIKKFSQPPASMISILLKKIKGKECNLVPIDLDNEHTKECEQNNRESAHNLNIEFVDINQHHNNIKCQNWSNRSNTMKEHKKHLKIHKERQFSCDYPNCSYSSRLTSNLIKHKRVHTSEKPYLCDQCSFRSNFINSLKVHKRIHTNERPYSCTYCSYRCNSSSNLKKHCKHRHLDITRKL, encoded by the exons ATGTCTTGCAATAAAAGTGGCCGACctaataataacacaattaaaaaattcagcCAACCACCAGCGTCTATGATTTCGATAttactgaaaaaaattaaaggaaaaGAGTGTAATTTAGTACCAATTGATTTAGATAATGAACATACGAAAGAATGTGAGCAAAATAATAGAGAATCTgcacataatttaaatattgaatttgtaGATATCAATCAGCATCACAATAACATTAAATGCCAGAATTGGTCAAacag gaGCAACACCATGAAAGAACACAAGAAACATCTTAAGATACACAAAGAGAGACAATTCTCATGCGACTATCCCAACTGTTCATACTCATCAAGGTTAACATCAAATCTGATAAAACACAAACGGGTACACACTTCCGAGAAACCCTATCTATGTGACCAGTGCTCATTTAggtcaaattttataaactcgCTCAAGGTACATAAAAGAATTCATACTAATGAGAGACCATATAGTTGTACCTATTGCAGTTACCGATGCAACAGTAGctcaaatttgaaaaaacattGCAAACATCGGCACTTGGACATTACAAGGAAACTATGA